Proteins encoded by one window of Mus musculus strain C57BL/6J chromosome 10, GRCm38.p6 C57BL/6J:
- the Tbc1d30 gene encoding TBC1 domain family member 30 isoform X2, with the protein MRQDKLTGSLRRGGRCLKRQGGGGVGTILSNVLKKRSCISRTAPRLLCTLEPGVDTKLKFTLEPSLGQNGFQQWYDALKAVARLSTGIPKEWRRKVWLTLADHYLHSIAIDWDKTMRFTFNERSNPDDDSMGIQIVKDLHRTGCSSYCGQEAEQDRVVLKRVLLAYARWNKNVGYCQGFNILAALILEVMEGNEGDALKIMIYLIDKVLPESYFVNNLRALSVDMAVFRDLLRLKLPELSQHLDTLQRTANKESGGGYEPPLTNVFTMQWFLTLFATCLPNHTVLKIWDSVFFEGSEIILRVSLAIWAKLGEQIECCETADEFYGTMGRLTQEMLEQDLLQSHELMQTVYSMAPFPFPQLAELREKYTYNITPFPATIKPTSVSGRHSKARDSDDENGPDDEDAVASAVGCLGPLSGLLAPELQKYQKQIKEATEEQTLRSNNIAELSPGAINSCRSEYHAAFNSMMMERMTTDINALKRQYSRIKKKQQQQLHQVYIRAGSKEEQDLGFYLGPEEQAVDDKGPVTSILPSQANSSPVINHLLLGKKMKITNRAAKNAVIHVPGHPGGKISPVPYEDIKTKLNSPWRTHIRVHKKNMPRTKSHLGCGDTVGLIEEQSEGCKASSLGAAEEFPSGRTVTAHSEGSSGDGDGGGSTPRTIEGQSPEPVFGDADVDVAAVQVKLEALELNQRDAAAETEPKVHFPCQRHASELADAPGENQTAIKLLPGSTSKTPIFSPFPSVKPLRKSATARNLGLYGPTERTPNVHFPQMSRGFNKSGIGNSSTKKR; encoded by the exons ATGCGGCAAGACAAACTGACCGGCTCCCTGCGTCGCGGCGGGCGATGCCTCAAGCGCCAGGGCGGCGGTGGCGTGGGCACCATCCTGAGCAATGTGCTCAAGAAGCGCAGCTGCATCTCGCGGACCGCGCCCCGGTTGCTCTGCACCTTGGAGCCGG GAGTTGATACAAAATTGAAGTTCACACTTGAGCCTTCTTTGGGTCAAAATGGTTTTCAGCAG TGGTATGATGCTCTCAAGGCTGTGGCCAGACTGTCAACGGGGATACCAAAGGAATGGAGGAGAAAG GTTTGGTTGACCTTGGCGGATCATTATCTGCACAGTATAGCCATCGACTGGGACAAAACCATGCGTTTCACTTTCAATGAGAGAAGCAACCCGGATGACGACTCCATGGGAATTCAAATCGTCAAG GATCTGCATCGCACGGGCTGTAGTTCCTACTGtggccaggaggcagagcaagaCAGGGTGGTACTAAAGCGGGTGCTATTGGCTTACGCCCGGTGGAACAAGAACGTCGGGTACTGCCAAGGCTTCAACATCCTGGCTGCCCTCATTCTGGAAGTGATGGAGGGCAACGAGGGGGACGCGCTGAAG attatgaTTTATCTGATTGATAAGGTACTCCCCGAAAGCTACTTTGTCAATAATCTCCGGGCACTGTCTGTGGATATGGCTGTCTTCAGAGATCTCTTGAGACTGAAGCTCCCCGAGCTGTCTCAGCACCTCGACACACTTCAGAGAACGGCGAACAAAGAGAGCGGAG GCGGATACGAGCCCCCGCTCACCAACGTCTTCACAATGCAGTGGTTCCTCACGCTCTTTGCCACGTGCCTCCCGAACCACACGGTTCTGAAGATCTGGGACTCCGTGTTCTTCGAAGGTTCAGAGATCATCCTGAGGGTGTCGCTGGCCATCTGGGCAAAGCTGGGAGA GCAGATAGAATGTTGCGAGACAGCAGACGAATTCTACGGCACCATGGGGCGCCTCACCCAGGAGATGCTGGAGCAGGATCTGCTACAGAGCCATGAACTCATGCAG aCCGTGTATTCGATGGCCCCTTTCCCGTTCCCGCAGTTGGCAGAGTTGAGGGAAAAGTATACCTATAACATCACACCGTTTCCAGCCACGATTAAGCCCACTTCAGTTTCTGG GCGACACAGTAAGGCCAGAGATAGTGACGATGAGAACGGCCCGGATGATGAGGATGCTGTTGCGAGTGCCGTGGGGTGCCTTGGACCGCTCAGTGGGCTCCTGGCACCTGAACTGCAGAAGTACCAAAAGCAGATTAAAG AAGCGACTGAGGAACAGACCCTCAGATCGAACAACATCGCAGAGCTGAGCCCAGGAGCCATCAATTCCTGTCGGAGTGAGTACCATGCAGCGTTCAACAGTATGATGATGGAGCGGATGACCACGGACATCAACGCCCTGAAGCGGCAGTACTCCCGAATTAAGaagaagcaacagcagcagctccATCAGGTGTACATAAGGGCAG GATCTAAAGAAGAACAGGACCTTGGGTTCTACTTAGGTCCTGAGGAACAGGCTGTGGATG ACAAAGGGCCGGTGACCAGCATCCTCCCATCGCAGGCAAATAGTTCTCCCGTGATCAACCACCTTCTTCTGGGGAAAAAGATGAAAATTACAAACAGAGCAGCCAAGAATGCAGTGATCCACGTGCCAGGCCACCCAGGAGGGAAAATCTCTCCCGTCCCCTATGAAGACATTAAGACAAAGCTCAACTCTCCATGGCGGACTCACATCCGAGTCCACAAAAAGAACATGCCGAGGACCAAGAGTCATCTAGGCTGCGGAGACACGGTAGGGCTGATAGAAGAACAGAGTGAAGGCTGTAAGGCCAGCAGCTTGGGGGCAGCCGAGGAGTTTCCCTCCGGTCGTACAGTAACAGCTCACAGTGAAGGCAGCAGCGGTGATGGTGATGGAGGCGGCAGCACTCCGAGGACGATCGAAGGGCAGTCTCCGGAGCCAGTGTTTGGGGATGCTGACGTCGACGTGGCTGCAGTTCAGGTGAAATTAGAAGCCTTGGAACTGAACCAAAGGGATGCCGCGGCAGAAACGGAACCCAAGGTGCACTTCCCCTGCCAGCGGCACGCTTCAGAGTTAGCCGATGCCCCTGGAGAAAACCAGACTGCCATCAAACTTCTCCCGGGAAGCACCTCAAAAACCCCCATCTTCAGCCCCTTTCCCAGTGTCAAGCCACTGCGAAAGTCAGCCACGGCCAGGAATTTGGGGTTATATGGCCCCACAGAAAGAACCCCAAACGTGCACTTCCCTCAGATGAGCAGGGGCTTCAACAAGTCCGGCATTGGGAACAGCAGCACCAAGAAGCGATGA
- the Tbc1d30 gene encoding TBC1 domain family member 30 isoform X3 has translation MIYLIDKVLPESYFVNNLRALSVDMAVFRDLLRLKLPELSQHLDTLQRTANKESGGGYEPPLTNVFTMQWFLTLFATCLPNHTVLKIWDSVFFEGSEIILRVSLAIWAKLGEQIECCETADEFYGTMGRLTQEMLEQDLLQSHELMQTVYSMAPFPFPQLAELREKYTYNITPFPATIKPTSVSGRHSKARDSDDENGPDDEDAVASAVGCLGPLSGLLAPELQKYQKQIKEATEEQTLRSNNIAELSPGAINSCRSEYHAAFNSMMMERMTTDINALKRQYSRIKKKQQQQLHQVYIRAGSKEEQDLGFYLGPEEQAVDDKGPVTSILPSQANSSPVINHLLLGKKMKITNRAAKNAVIHVPGHPGGKISPVPYEDIKTKLNSPWRTHIRVHKKNMPRTKSHLGCGDTVGLIEEQSEGCKASSLGAAEEFPSGRTVTAHSEGSSGDGDGGGSTPRTIEGQSPEPVFGDADVDVAAVQVKLEALELNQRDAAAETEPKVHFPCQRHASELADAPGENQTAIKLLPGSTSKTPIFSPFPSVKPLRKSATARNLGLYGPTERTPNVHFPQMSRGFNKSGIGNSSTKKR, from the exons atgaTTTATCTGATTGATAAGGTACTCCCCGAAAGCTACTTTGTCAATAATCTCCGGGCACTGTCTGTGGATATGGCTGTCTTCAGAGATCTCTTGAGACTGAAGCTCCCCGAGCTGTCTCAGCACCTCGACACACTTCAGAGAACGGCGAACAAAGAGAGCGGAG GCGGATACGAGCCCCCGCTCACCAACGTCTTCACAATGCAGTGGTTCCTCACGCTCTTTGCCACGTGCCTCCCGAACCACACGGTTCTGAAGATCTGGGACTCCGTGTTCTTCGAAGGTTCAGAGATCATCCTGAGGGTGTCGCTGGCCATCTGGGCAAAGCTGGGAGA GCAGATAGAATGTTGCGAGACAGCAGACGAATTCTACGGCACCATGGGGCGCCTCACCCAGGAGATGCTGGAGCAGGATCTGCTACAGAGCCATGAACTCATGCAG aCCGTGTATTCGATGGCCCCTTTCCCGTTCCCGCAGTTGGCAGAGTTGAGGGAAAAGTATACCTATAACATCACACCGTTTCCAGCCACGATTAAGCCCACTTCAGTTTCTGG GCGACACAGTAAGGCCAGAGATAGTGACGATGAGAACGGCCCGGATGATGAGGATGCTGTTGCGAGTGCCGTGGGGTGCCTTGGACCGCTCAGTGGGCTCCTGGCACCTGAACTGCAGAAGTACCAAAAGCAGATTAAAG AAGCGACTGAGGAACAGACCCTCAGATCGAACAACATCGCAGAGCTGAGCCCAGGAGCCATCAATTCCTGTCGGAGTGAGTACCATGCAGCGTTCAACAGTATGATGATGGAGCGGATGACCACGGACATCAACGCCCTGAAGCGGCAGTACTCCCGAATTAAGaagaagcaacagcagcagctccATCAGGTGTACATAAGGGCAG GATCTAAAGAAGAACAGGACCTTGGGTTCTACTTAGGTCCTGAGGAACAGGCTGTGGATG ACAAAGGGCCGGTGACCAGCATCCTCCCATCGCAGGCAAATAGTTCTCCCGTGATCAACCACCTTCTTCTGGGGAAAAAGATGAAAATTACAAACAGAGCAGCCAAGAATGCAGTGATCCACGTGCCAGGCCACCCAGGAGGGAAAATCTCTCCCGTCCCCTATGAAGACATTAAGACAAAGCTCAACTCTCCATGGCGGACTCACATCCGAGTCCACAAAAAGAACATGCCGAGGACCAAGAGTCATCTAGGCTGCGGAGACACGGTAGGGCTGATAGAAGAACAGAGTGAAGGCTGTAAGGCCAGCAGCTTGGGGGCAGCCGAGGAGTTTCCCTCCGGTCGTACAGTAACAGCTCACAGTGAAGGCAGCAGCGGTGATGGTGATGGAGGCGGCAGCACTCCGAGGACGATCGAAGGGCAGTCTCCGGAGCCAGTGTTTGGGGATGCTGACGTCGACGTGGCTGCAGTTCAGGTGAAATTAGAAGCCTTGGAACTGAACCAAAGGGATGCCGCGGCAGAAACGGAACCCAAGGTGCACTTCCCCTGCCAGCGGCACGCTTCAGAGTTAGCCGATGCCCCTGGAGAAAACCAGACTGCCATCAAACTTCTCCCGGGAAGCACCTCAAAAACCCCCATCTTCAGCCCCTTTCCCAGTGTCAAGCCACTGCGAAAGTCAGCCACGGCCAGGAATTTGGGGTTATATGGCCCCACAGAAAGAACCCCAAACGTGCACTTCCCTCAGATGAGCAGGGGCTTCAACAAGTCCGGCATTGGGAACAGCAGCACCAAGAAGCGATGA
- the Tbc1d30 gene encoding TBC1 domain family member 30 isoform 1 (isoform 1 is encoded by transcript variant 1), with translation MRQDKLTGSLRRGGRCLKRQGGGGVGTILSNVLKKRSCISRTAPRLLCTLEPGVDTKLKFTLEPSLGQNGFQQWYDALKAVARLSTGIPKEWRRKVWLTLADHYLHSIAIDWDKTMRFTFNERSNPDDDSMGIQIVKDLHRTGCSSYCGQEAEQDRVVLKRVLLAYARWNKNVGYCQGFNILAALILEVMEGNEGDALKIMIYLIDKVLPESYFVNNLRALSVDMAVFRDLLRLKLPELSQHLDTLQRTANKESGGGYEPPLTNVFTMQWFLTLFATCLPNHTVLKIWDSVFFEGSEIILRVSLAIWAKLGEQIECCETADEFYGTMGRLTQEMLEQDLLQSHELMQTVYSMAPFPFPQLAELREKYTYNITPFPATIKPTSVSGRHSKARDSDDENGPDDEDAVASAVGCLGPLSGLLAPELQKYQKQIKEATEEQTLRSNNIAELSPGAINSCRSEYHAAFNSMMMERMTTDINALKRQYSRIKKKQQQQLHQVYIRADKGPVTSILPSQANSSPVINHLLLGKKMKITNRAAKNAVIHVPGHPGGKISPVPYEDIKTKLNSPWRTHIRVHKKNMPRTKSHLGCGDTVGLIEEQSEGCKASSLGAAEEFPSGRTVTAHSEGSSGDGDGGGSTPRTIEGQSPEPVFGDADVDVAAVQVKLEALELNQRDAAAETEPKVHFPCQRHASELADAPGENQTAIKLLPGSTSKTPIFSPFPSVKPLRKSATARNLGLYGPTERTPNVHFPQMSRGFNKSGIGNSSTKKR, from the exons ATGCGGCAAGACAAACTGACCGGCTCCCTGCGTCGCGGCGGGCGATGCCTCAAGCGCCAGGGCGGCGGTGGCGTGGGCACCATCCTGAGCAATGTGCTCAAGAAGCGCAGCTGCATCTCGCGGACCGCGCCCCGGTTGCTCTGCACCTTGGAGCCGG GAGTTGATACAAAATTGAAGTTCACACTTGAGCCTTCTTTGGGTCAAAATGGTTTTCAGCAG TGGTATGATGCTCTCAAGGCTGTGGCCAGACTGTCAACGGGGATACCAAAGGAATGGAGGAGAAAG GTTTGGTTGACCTTGGCGGATCATTATCTGCACAGTATAGCCATCGACTGGGACAAAACCATGCGTTTCACTTTCAATGAGAGAAGCAACCCGGATGACGACTCCATGGGAATTCAAATCGTCAAG GATCTGCATCGCACGGGCTGTAGTTCCTACTGtggccaggaggcagagcaagaCAGGGTGGTACTAAAGCGGGTGCTATTGGCTTACGCCCGGTGGAACAAGAACGTCGGGTACTGCCAAGGCTTCAACATCCTGGCTGCCCTCATTCTGGAAGTGATGGAGGGCAACGAGGGGGACGCGCTGAAG attatgaTTTATCTGATTGATAAGGTACTCCCCGAAAGCTACTTTGTCAATAATCTCCGGGCACTGTCTGTGGATATGGCTGTCTTCAGAGATCTCTTGAGACTGAAGCTCCCCGAGCTGTCTCAGCACCTCGACACACTTCAGAGAACGGCGAACAAAGAGAGCGGAG GCGGATACGAGCCCCCGCTCACCAACGTCTTCACAATGCAGTGGTTCCTCACGCTCTTTGCCACGTGCCTCCCGAACCACACGGTTCTGAAGATCTGGGACTCCGTGTTCTTCGAAGGTTCAGAGATCATCCTGAGGGTGTCGCTGGCCATCTGGGCAAAGCTGGGAGA GCAGATAGAATGTTGCGAGACAGCAGACGAATTCTACGGCACCATGGGGCGCCTCACCCAGGAGATGCTGGAGCAGGATCTGCTACAGAGCCATGAACTCATGCAG aCCGTGTATTCGATGGCCCCTTTCCCGTTCCCGCAGTTGGCAGAGTTGAGGGAAAAGTATACCTATAACATCACACCGTTTCCAGCCACGATTAAGCCCACTTCAGTTTCTGG GCGACACAGTAAGGCCAGAGATAGTGACGATGAGAACGGCCCGGATGATGAGGATGCTGTTGCGAGTGCCGTGGGGTGCCTTGGACCGCTCAGTGGGCTCCTGGCACCTGAACTGCAGAAGTACCAAAAGCAGATTAAAG AAGCGACTGAGGAACAGACCCTCAGATCGAACAACATCGCAGAGCTGAGCCCAGGAGCCATCAATTCCTGTCGGAGTGAGTACCATGCAGCGTTCAACAGTATGATGATGGAGCGGATGACCACGGACATCAACGCCCTGAAGCGGCAGTACTCCCGAATTAAGaagaagcaacagcagcagctccATCAGGTGTACATAAGGGCAG ACAAAGGGCCGGTGACCAGCATCCTCCCATCGCAGGCAAATAGTTCTCCCGTGATCAACCACCTTCTTCTGGGGAAAAAGATGAAAATTACAAACAGAGCAGCCAAGAATGCAGTGATCCACGTGCCAGGCCACCCAGGAGGGAAAATCTCTCCCGTCCCCTATGAAGACATTAAGACAAAGCTCAACTCTCCATGGCGGACTCACATCCGAGTCCACAAAAAGAACATGCCGAGGACCAAGAGTCATCTAGGCTGCGGAGACACGGTAGGGCTGATAGAAGAACAGAGTGAAGGCTGTAAGGCCAGCAGCTTGGGGGCAGCCGAGGAGTTTCCCTCCGGTCGTACAGTAACAGCTCACAGTGAAGGCAGCAGCGGTGATGGTGATGGAGGCGGCAGCACTCCGAGGACGATCGAAGGGCAGTCTCCGGAGCCAGTGTTTGGGGATGCTGACGTCGACGTGGCTGCAGTTCAGGTGAAATTAGAAGCCTTGGAACTGAACCAAAGGGATGCCGCGGCAGAAACGGAACCCAAGGTGCACTTCCCCTGCCAGCGGCACGCTTCAGAGTTAGCCGATGCCCCTGGAGAAAACCAGACTGCCATCAAACTTCTCCCGGGAAGCACCTCAAAAACCCCCATCTTCAGCCCCTTTCCCAGTGTCAAGCCACTGCGAAAGTCAGCCACGGCCAGGAATTTGGGGTTATATGGCCCCACAGAAAGAACCCCAAACGTGCACTTCCCTCAGATGAGCAGGGGCTTCAACAAGTCCGGCATTGGGAACAGCAGCACCAAGAAGCGATGA